One part of the Trichomycterus rosablanca isolate fTriRos1 chromosome 25, fTriRos1.hap1, whole genome shotgun sequence genome encodes these proteins:
- the LOC134302540 gene encoding NAD-dependent protein deacylase sirtuin-6-like isoform X2 produces the protein MGLKPTGRYCEETRSRGLRACRGKLISTILDWEDSLPDRDLNRADEASRRADLALTLGTSLQIKPSGDLPLLTKRTGGKVVIVNLQSTKHHFIVSGQTRPPANPWLCGRGHEAADETPGPGDPRLDRADAVRALRGRRRHPALRRLEKGSKDRAEDRGEERTWAEEKNSEERG, from the exons ATGGGTCTCAAACCCACCGGCCGTTATTGTGAAGAGACCCGTTCCAGAGGACTCCGGGCCTGCAG GGGGAAGCTGATCAGCACGATCCTGGACTGGGAGGACTCGCTGCCGGACCGTGACCTGAACCGGGCCGACGAGGCCAGCAG ACGAGCCGACCTGGCTCTTACTTTGGGTACGTCTCTGCAAATTAAGCCCAGCGGGGATCTGCCTCTTCTGACCAAACGTACCGGAGGCAAAGTGGTTATAGTCAACCTGCAGTCGACAAAACAT CATTTCATTGTTTCAGGACAAACACGCCCACCTGCGAATCCATGGTTATGTGGACGAGGTCATGAAGCAGCTGATGAAACTCCTGGGCCTGGAGATCCCAGACTGGACCGGGCCGACGCTGTGCGAGCTCTCCGGGGGCGACGCCGACATCCTGCCCTTCGGCGCCTGGAAAAAGGAAGTAAAGATCGAGCTGAAGATCGAGGAGAAGAAAGAACCTGGGCTGAAGAGAAAAACAGCGAAGAAAGAGGATGA
- the LOC134302540 gene encoding NAD-dependent protein deacylase sirtuin-6-like isoform X1 codes for MGLKPTGRYCEETRSRGLRACRGKLISTILDWEDSLPDRDLNRADEASRRADLALTLGTSLQIKPSGDLPLLTKRTGGKVVIVNLQSTKHDKHAHLRIHGYVDEVMKQLMKLLGLEIPDWTGPTLCELSGGDADILPFGAWKKEVKIELKIEEKKEPGLKRKTAKKEDDVKNTDRVKTEQKEEN; via the exons ATGGGTCTCAAACCCACCGGCCGTTATTGTGAAGAGACCCGTTCCAGAGGACTCCGGGCCTGCAG GGGGAAGCTGATCAGCACGATCCTGGACTGGGAGGACTCGCTGCCGGACCGTGACCTGAACCGGGCCGACGAGGCCAGCAG ACGAGCCGACCTGGCTCTTACTTTGGGTACGTCTCTGCAAATTAAGCCCAGCGGGGATCTGCCTCTTCTGACCAAACGTACCGGAGGCAAAGTGGTTATAGTCAACCTGCAGTCGACAAAACAT GACAAACACGCCCACCTGCGAATCCATGGTTATGTGGACGAGGTCATGAAGCAGCTGATGAAACTCCTGGGCCTGGAGATCCCAGACTGGACCGGGCCGACGCTGTGCGAGCTCTCCGGGGGCGACGCCGACATCCTGCCCTTCGGCGCCTGGAAAAAGGAAGTAAAGATCGAGCTGAAGATCGAGGAGAAGAAAGAACCTGGGCTGAAGAGAAAAACAGCGAAGAAAGAGGATGACGTAAAGAATACGGACCGAGTCAAAACAGagcaaaaagaagaaaattaa